From one Triticum aestivum cultivar Chinese Spring chromosome 4B, IWGSC CS RefSeq v2.1, whole genome shotgun sequence genomic stretch:
- the LOC123089556 gene encoding uncharacterized protein, whose amino-acid sequence MAVVAPARPSAGRQKKAFNDYSDLARAAHPDDWEQRELDGQILYESLGGIPHGRLAIAGEAIKKADVISTAREKKLRLSTSAAHQRTVQENEELKRHNENLQRHNENLQHKVDMHERILVALFKEMGKELPAELRQGASSQPHGTPNSSHMKPQAADDNTGDDDLGTNGGADNSSGNTSDQAIDATNLCTTNVGSAFC is encoded by the exons ATGGCAGTGGTAGCACCAGCACGACCCTCAGCGGGAAGGCAAAAAAAAGCTTTC AATGATTACTCTGATTTGGCTAGAGCCGCACATCCTGATGATTGGGAGCAGCGAGAGTTGGATGGGCAAATATTATATGAATCATTAGGTGGCATTCCCCATGGGCGACTAGCAATAGCAGGTGAGGCAATCAAGAAGGCTGATGTTATCTCAACGGCTAGAGAAAAGAAATTGAGGCTGTCAACTTCAGCAGCACATCAACGAACTGTTCAAGAAAATGAAGAGCTGAAGCGACATAATGAGAACCTGCAGCGACATAATGAGAACCTGCAACATAAAGTTGATATGCATGAACGAATCCTAGTG GCCCTTTTTAAGGAGATGGGAAAAGAACTACCAGCGGAGCTACGCCAAGGAGCGAGTTCCCAACCACAT GGGACACCTAATTCATCTCATATGAAACCCCAAGCCGCCGATGACAACACTGGTGATGATGATTTGGGTACAAATGGTGGTGCTGACAACTCCAGTGGGAATACCAGTGACCAGGCCATCGACGCAACTAACCTTTGCACAACTAACGTTGGCAGTGCCTTTTGTTGA
- the LOC123089557 gene encoding protein SMAX1-LIKE 3-like: MRVTGGQEHALGEEAAAVVRQAVSLARQRGHAQVTPLHIASAMLSASPAAAAILRAACARFQFHSLQQHNALDPRLDVALGRLPLARPASVVHHSGDRVEPAPSNAFLAALKRAQAHRGRRGALVGELEQLVLSILDDPSVDRVMRAAGFSSSQSQAGASVVGAAISWEQPIRASCDVPKLQPSVVAHVVPDGSECQAGKAKLGTAQTAFLCGTEVVATTAILPPWLHRYKCTKYTSTTYCGASLQANSASRRPKFTELTAQNFKILCDALELRVPRHANIIPGISSTVLRCRSGVTRRRAGVWPTTWLLFRGRDSGGKTAVARELARLVFGSYAEFTTLQVQGNPDIPAHTGKLALKRQRPPDIDGDGNGGDVGARLFEAIAENPHRVILINGVNRLDGDSEMRIKNATAGVTMARGCNDDVVGLEDAIVVMSSDVFDSRFGPSASSPRVKRRRNNTDMEVRPRRGPCWDLNVCAVDGEEEEDSLAHDEGVISVVDGVFLFN; this comes from the exons ATGCGGGTCACCGGCGGGCAGGAGCACGCGctgggggaggaggcggcggccgtggTCCGGCAGGCGGTGAGCCTGGCGAGGCAGCGGGGCCACGCGCAGGTGACCCCTCTCCACATCGCCAGCGCCATGCTCTCGGCGTCCCCGGCAGCGGCAGCCATCCTCCGCGCCGCCTGCGCCAGGTTCCAGTTCCATTCGCTGCAGCAGCACAACGCGCTCGACCCCCGCCTAGACGTGGCGCTCGGCCGCCTCCCCTTGGCCAGGCCAGCGTCCGTGGTCCACCACAGTGGCGACCGCGTCGAGCCGGCGCCGTCGAACGCGTTCCTTGCCGCGCTGAAGCGGGCGCAGGCGCACCGGGGGCGCAGGGGCGCCTTGGTCGGCGAGCTCGAGCAGCTCGTCCTCTCCATCCTTGACGACCCGAGCGTGGACCGTGTCATGCGCGCGGCCGGCTTCTCGAGCTCCCAGTCCCAGGCCGGGGCCAGCGTCGTGGGCGCCGCCATCTCGTGGGAGCAGCCGATTAGGGCAAGTTGTGACGTCCCGAAACTCCAGCCATCGGTTGTCGCCCACGTCGTCCCGGACGGAAG TGAATGTCAAGCTGGCAAAGCAAAATTAGGAACAGCGCAGACGGCTTTCTTATGCGGCACCGAGGTGGTCGCAACGACGGCGATCCTGCCTCCATGGCTCCACCGCTACAAATGTACAAAATACACCAGTACAACGTACTGCGGCGCCAGTCTTCAAGCAAAC TCTGCTTCCCGCCGGCCGAAGTTCACGGAGCTCACCGCGCAAAATTTCAAGATCCTGTGCGACGCGCTCGAGCTGCGCGTTCCGCGGCACGCGAATATCATTCCCGGCATATCGAGCACAGTGCTTCGGTGCCGGTCGGGCGTGACGAGGCGGAGGGCGGGCGTATGGCCGACGACCTGGCTGCTCTTCCGAGGAAGGGACAGCGGGGGCAAGACGGCGGTTGCTCGGGAGCTCGCGAGGCTCGTGTTTGGCTCCTATGCCGAGTTCACCACCCTGCAGGTTCAGGGTAACCCCGACATCCCGGCACACACCGGCAAACTTGCCCTCAAGAGGCAGAGACCACCGGACATCGACGGAGACGGCAATGGTGGTGACGTCGGGGCGAGGCTGTTTGAAGCTATCGCGGAGAACCCTCACCGCGTCATATTGATCAATGGCGTCAACCGACTGGATGGCGATTCGGAAATGCGCATCAAGAATGCGACCGCGGGAGTAACAATGGCGAGGGGATGCAACGACGACGTGGTTGGTTTGGAGGATGCCATCGTGGTGATGAGCTCTGACGTGTTTGACTCGAGGTTTGGGCCTTCCGCTTCCTCCCCACGGGTGAAGCGACGACGTAACAACACGGACATGGAAGTGAGACCACGTCGTGGTCCTTGCTGGGATCTGAACGTTTGTGCAGTggacggggaagaggaggaagacagTTTGGCTCATGATGAGGGGGTCATAAGTGTCGTCGATGGTGTTTTCCTTTTCAATTAG